One window of the Archangium primigenium genome contains the following:
- a CDS encoding methyl-accepting chemotaxis protein, with protein MTVSRELEGLSLWTTRPSWWGGTLGLVLALLYGRVTHSLPREGIWLFLGLLASVLLMNSVLSCAQERHALRVLRALEEGRLTPGPDNLRRALQEVRRVPGRSFWFTLQGWLGGALMLAATYTPLAGASWTLGMRIGLVGVSLGPLSAMLVYLLVVRRSRLAAERIAANGLSPQEVISALPSDRLRLRKRLVLFTAVAVLSPSVFILDVSVSRTVSTFDQILESKDPTTQREVVRRARHATGLPLGALAGLVVLLVMGTAYVAGTVIAEPLRVLSEDATRIAQGEVRTPRFIPAEDEVWAVSAAFTRMQAQLAQALVQLQRAGLQISSTTEQLVATSADQESGAGEQAISLNETRATTEELARSAQQIAVNAESVSAMAETTFGAAQSGQRSAAAFLAAMHRMKGDNQAIADAVVRLNKRVQQIGKVVEFINEIADKSDLLALNAELEGTKAGEPGRGFSLVAAEMRRLAENVLSSTLAIERLIDEIRDATQAAVMATEAGLKTTERGASLAAQVDASLGLILELARQTSHAVRSISLATQQQQTGTDQLAAAMGDILRVTEENAEATQQMVAANTDLSLLASDLKATVQRFHVADRGGDA; from the coding sequence GTGACGGTGTCGCGGGAACTCGAGGGATTGTCGCTCTGGACCACCCGGCCCTCCTGGTGGGGGGGCACGCTGGGGCTGGTGCTGGCGCTGCTCTACGGACGCGTCACGCACTCGCTGCCGCGCGAGGGCATCTGGCTGTTCCTGGGCCTGCTCGCGAGCGTGCTGCTGATGAACAGCGTGCTGTCCTGTGCCCAGGAGCGCCACGCCCTGCGGGTGCTGCGGGCGCTGGAGGAAGGGCGGCTGACGCCCGGACCGGACAACCTGCGGCGCGCGCTGCAGGAGGTGCGGCGGGTCCCCGGCCGCTCGTTCTGGTTCACCCTGCAGGGCTGGCTGGGGGGCGCGTTGATGCTGGCGGCCACGTACACGCCCCTGGCGGGCGCGTCGTGGACCCTGGGCATGCGCATCGGGCTCGTCGGCGTGTCGCTCGGACCGCTGTCCGCCATGCTCGTGTACCTGCTGGTGGTGCGCCGCAGCCGACTGGCCGCCGAGCGCATCGCGGCCAATGGCCTGTCGCCCCAGGAGGTCATCTCGGCGCTGCCCTCGGACCGGCTGCGGCTGCGCAAGCGCCTGGTGTTGTTCACCGCGGTGGCGGTGCTCTCGCCCTCCGTCTTCATCCTCGACGTGTCGGTGAGCCGCACCGTGAGCACCTTCGATCAGATCCTCGAGTCGAAGGATCCCACCACGCAGCGCGAGGTGGTGCGCCGGGCGCGCCATGCCACGGGCCTGCCGCTCGGCGCGCTCGCGGGGCTGGTGGTGCTCCTGGTGATGGGCACGGCCTACGTGGCGGGCACGGTGATCGCCGAGCCCCTCCGGGTGCTGTCCGAGGACGCCACGCGCATCGCCCAGGGCGAGGTGCGCACGCCCCGTTTCATCCCCGCCGAGGACGAGGTGTGGGCCGTGTCGGCCGCCTTCACGCGCATGCAGGCGCAGCTCGCCCAGGCGCTCGTGCAATTGCAGCGCGCGGGCCTGCAGATCTCCTCCACCACCGAGCAGCTCGTGGCCACCTCGGCGGATCAGGAGTCGGGCGCGGGCGAGCAGGCCATCTCCCTCAACGAGACGCGCGCCACCACCGAGGAGCTGGCGCGCTCGGCGCAGCAGATCGCCGTCAACGCCGAGTCGGTGTCCGCCATGGCGGAGACCACCTTCGGCGCGGCGCAGAGTGGCCAGCGCAGCGCGGCGGCCTTCCTCGCCGCCATGCACCGCATGAAGGGCGACAACCAGGCCATCGCCGACGCGGTGGTGCGGCTCAACAAGCGCGTGCAGCAGATCGGCAAGGTGGTGGAGTTCATCAACGAGATCGCCGACAAGTCGGACCTGCTCGCGCTCAACGCCGAGCTGGAGGGCACCAAGGCGGGCGAGCCCGGCCGGGGCTTCTCGCTGGTGGCCGCGGAGATGCGGCGCCTCGCGGAGAACGTGCTGTCCTCCACCCTGGCCATCGAGCGGCTCATCGACGAAATCCGCGACGCCACCCAGGCCGCGGTGATGGCCACCGAGGCGGGCCTCAAGACGACCGAGCGGGGCGCGTCGCTCGCGGCGCAGGTGGACGCCAGCCTGGGGCTCATCCTCGAGCTGGCGCGGCAGACGTCCCATGCCGTGCGCTCCATCTCCCTGGCCACCCAGCAGCAGCAGACGGGTACGGACCAACTCGCCGCCGCCATGGGAGACATCCTGCGCGTCACCGAGGAGAACGCCGAGGCCACGCAGCAGATGGTGGCCGCGAACACGGATCTGTCGCTGCTGGCGAGCGATTTGAAGGCCACGGTGCAGCGCTTCCACGTGGCCGACCGCGGAGGAGACGCCTGA
- a CDS encoding protein CrdC → MSGRLSGTLLCRAGDNRVAFVAQEVATIESPSTFGGLAGSASHAFREASVTGRILVAISGEGVGVDTLEIDAEPRALLPAPVVLARLAGCSLKGFIQVRGALWPVMSLVEFGRFLAPSSREVA, encoded by the coding sequence ATGAGCGGCCGGCTCTCGGGCACGCTCTTGTGCCGCGCGGGCGACAATCGGGTCGCCTTCGTCGCGCAGGAGGTGGCCACCATCGAGTCTCCCTCCACGTTCGGTGGGCTGGCGGGCTCGGCCAGCCACGCCTTCCGCGAGGCGTCCGTCACCGGCCGCATCCTCGTGGCGATCTCGGGGGAGGGCGTGGGCGTGGACACCCTGGAGATCGATGCCGAGCCGCGCGCGCTGCTGCCCGCGCCGGTGGTGCTCGCGCGGCTGGCCGGGTGCAGCCTCAAGGGCTTCATCCAGGTGCGCGGCGCGCTCTGGCCCGTCATGTCGTTGGTGGAATTCGGGCGCTTCTTGGCGCCCTCGTCGCGGGAGGTCGCGTGA
- a CDS encoding chemotaxis protein CheW, with protein MASIETETRQSYLVFACGSSWYAVPAECAAEVVSFPELTRVPGAPGHLLGVFAHRGEVIPVVDMSMLVSGASESTRRAVLVRLGRGTLALTASRVAGVSQVDGRLEPLGANGVHLHLRGPARSAQRDVAVIDPEGLFDHLSQGN; from the coding sequence ATGGCCTCCATCGAGACCGAGACTCGGCAGTCCTACCTGGTGTTCGCCTGTGGAAGCAGCTGGTACGCCGTGCCCGCTGAGTGCGCGGCGGAAGTCGTCAGCTTCCCGGAATTGACGCGGGTGCCCGGTGCGCCGGGCCACCTGCTCGGCGTGTTCGCCCACCGCGGAGAAGTCATCCCGGTCGTGGACATGAGCATGCTGGTGTCCGGCGCGAGTGAGTCCACCCGCCGGGCCGTCCTGGTGCGCCTGGGCCGCGGCACCCTGGCGCTCACGGCCAGCCGGGTGGCGGGGGTGTCCCAGGTGGATGGACGCCTCGAGCCCCTGGGCGCCAACGGGGTGCACCTGCACCTGCGCGGCCCCGCCCGCAGTGCCCAGCGAGACGTGGCGGTCATCGACCCCGAGGGGCTGTTCGATCACCTCAGTCAGGGGAACTGA
- a CDS encoding OmpA family protein, with product MRRISMVAGLALAVAVLAGCPPTYPNCKSDETCQEKGEVCVNGSCQECATDANCKEGFACQGNKCVPKGPECSRDEQCTGGQICQGGKCAAPQCTSKSQCAGAQECQKGRCVLPPGSCNDSADCAGGQECQQNKCVAAATKSECSWEPLRFGFNEATLSSEAQSRLSDLAQCIKGAGSGRIELAGHADERGTEEYNLQLSQKRAASVKKYLVDLGIPANQLKTVGYGENRPLEQGSSEEAWAANRRVEFNR from the coding sequence ATGCGTCGGATCTCGATGGTCGCGGGGCTCGCCCTCGCTGTTGCGGTGCTCGCCGGCTGCCCGCCGACCTACCCCAACTGCAAGAGCGACGAGACCTGCCAGGAGAAGGGCGAGGTCTGCGTCAACGGGTCGTGCCAGGAGTGCGCCACCGACGCCAACTGCAAGGAAGGCTTCGCGTGCCAGGGCAACAAGTGCGTGCCCAAGGGGCCGGAGTGCTCGCGGGATGAGCAGTGCACGGGCGGGCAGATCTGCCAGGGCGGCAAGTGCGCCGCGCCGCAGTGCACCTCCAAGAGCCAGTGCGCGGGGGCCCAGGAGTGCCAGAAGGGCCGCTGCGTGCTGCCGCCGGGCTCCTGCAACGACAGCGCCGACTGCGCCGGGGGCCAGGAGTGCCAGCAGAACAAGTGCGTGGCCGCCGCCACCAAGTCCGAGTGCAGCTGGGAGCCGCTGCGCTTCGGCTTCAACGAGGCCACCCTGTCCTCCGAGGCCCAGAGCCGTCTGTCGGATCTCGCCCAGTGCATCAAGGGCGCCGGTTCGGGCCGCATCGAGCTCGCCGGGCATGCGGACGAGCGGGGCACCGAGGAGTACAACCTCCAGCTGTCCCAGAAGCGCGCCGCCTCGGTGAAGAAGTACCTGGTGGACCTGGGAATCCCGGCCAACCAGCTCAAGACGGTGGGCTACGGCGAGAACCGGCCGCTCGAGCAGGGTTCCTCGGAAGAGGCCTGGGCGGCCAACCGTCGCGTCGAATTCAACCGTTAG
- a CDS encoding S8 family serine peptidase, which yields MRASAVLHKVQVNAQQAAELEKRGAKVLADYGSFKLMHLEESVLSTLPAEAGVELRDDYNNILLNAGTIDTASERAQSMRGIRKTSSGKSMHLVQFSGPVRPEWYKALEETGVRVVTYIPNNTYLVYGDSASLQRLQNHMSSAKSIQWDGEYLPDYKLDPSVNKAVVAEYSIQLVEDSETNAATLALIAKLQSRENVSERALGYVNIKAAVNRDALDQIVQRPDVVSVQPYVVPVKLDERQNRIISGAITGNGPSGPGYLAWLASKGFTQEQFSTSGFGVDVTDSGLDNGTPTPNHFGLYVAGDINGQSRVIFNRLEGTPNASSTIQGCDGHGTLNSHIVGGFNTKSGAPYTDAAGYSYGLGVAPFVKLGSSVVFDPGTFTRPNYPNMLSRGYRDNIRISSNSWGSTSNAYTADSQTYDGLVRDAQPSTAAVPADGNQEMVIAFAAGNSGSGANTVGSPSTAKNVITVGASENVHPFGGADNCAIADTGADNLNDIISFSSRGPTSDGRKKPDIVAPGTHVTGGVAQTAGQKAEPPAAALGSALSCFDGSGVCGGPSGSNFFPTTQQWYSASSGTSHSTPAVAGGAALVRQYFINQGMAAPSPAMTKAYLMNSARYLTGVGANDNLYSNSQGMGLMDLGMAFDGTPRKLEDQATTSLFTATGQTRTFAGSISDSTKPFRVTLAWTDAPGATSGAAYKNNLDLTVTVGTTTYKGNVFTKDVSTSGGSADLMNNVESVYLPAGVSGPFTVTVTATNINSDGVPNNSTALDQDFALVVYNACNTAPASPTGVSAVVAGDNRIAVSFTENGASSYNIYRSKTAGGPYTRVGTAVTSPFVDTEVSGGGTYYYVVRGVLCAESPNSNEASATATGVCKDAPTFEGLTSASNAAASTCSTTLSWSAAQAACGGSLTYSVYRSTTAGFTPSAANRIATGITGTTFSDNLNLTSNSPYFYVVRATEVSSATNEDKNTVQRSATPTGSIISGGATFFDNFDGSRPANASAYWTPSATAGSVTALNIVSGCHYQSATNAYRFGATNTECAGSYANSQNLTLALGGDGTVSPSINGFNVFSADGSPSMSFNLWYAFEARYDGAWLVYSTTGATGPWINVNDAVTAGAPYITAGGYDNTLQSTPTTRIWTSTNSGANGSLKAVTVNLSALNGQKVWFGFRFYSDSITVAEGMYVDDVRITSDSANACTTNTPPAGAAVSYRLTGLPAASRVSQPIAFSLTAYDNVGQIATGYSGTAALTSSDPAATFAPSAATFTAGVANGLSVTFGTLGTQSITATGGSITASASTLVTSASKVGFTGQPANAAAGASLGTVRVAIQDASGATVTTGSYTVTLSLANNPGGATLSGTTTATTSSGVATFTNLSLNKTGVGYTLKATVSGLDEGTSSSFTISAAAASKLAFLTQPPATTAAGVVTPAVRVAVLDSFDNVQTASTANVTLAQTAGPTGGITGTLTVAAVDGVATFSDLTATKVGTGYKLAASSGTLTGAASTTFNVTAAAIYRSAITKQPSNTAAGAIITPAVEVTLYDQFGNLATQSNAPVTVSLGYNEAGATLSGTTTVNAVNGVATFSALRVNRAGVNFTLVAGASGTRLDTSVGFNVTAGAVSKLVFLTTPPAGTAPGATFSVSVAAQDAFGNTITGATPSITLTLGNAAGAILSGTTTATAVDGVATFTGLSIDKSGSGYTLVAASSGLTSATSAAFSIGSTGGGDKGDKGDKGDKGDKGDKGDTGAPGTPGEKGDKGDKGDTGAPGAPGEKGDKGDTGAPGAPGEKGDTGDAGAPGEKGDKGDTGAQGPAGPAGGGCSAASGADASVYLGLFVVGYVVSRRRRMAA from the coding sequence GTGCGCGCGAGCGCGGTCCTGCACAAGGTGCAGGTCAACGCGCAGCAGGCCGCCGAGCTGGAGAAGCGGGGCGCCAAGGTCCTGGCGGACTACGGCTCCTTCAAGCTGATGCACCTGGAAGAGTCCGTGCTGTCCACGCTTCCCGCCGAGGCGGGCGTGGAGCTGCGCGACGACTACAACAACATCCTGCTCAACGCCGGCACGATCGACACCGCGTCCGAGCGCGCGCAGTCGATGCGGGGCATCCGCAAGACGTCCTCGGGCAAGAGCATGCACCTGGTGCAGTTCTCCGGTCCCGTGCGCCCCGAGTGGTACAAGGCGCTCGAGGAGACCGGTGTCCGGGTCGTGACGTACATCCCGAACAACACCTACCTCGTGTACGGTGATTCGGCGTCGCTCCAGCGGCTGCAGAACCACATGTCCTCGGCCAAGTCCATCCAGTGGGACGGCGAGTACCTGCCGGACTACAAGCTGGACCCGTCCGTGAACAAGGCCGTCGTGGCCGAGTACTCCATCCAGCTGGTGGAGGACTCCGAGACGAACGCGGCCACGCTGGCGCTCATCGCCAAGCTGCAGTCGCGCGAGAACGTGTCCGAGCGCGCGCTGGGCTACGTGAACATCAAGGCCGCGGTGAACCGCGACGCGCTCGACCAGATCGTGCAGCGTCCGGACGTCGTGTCCGTGCAGCCGTACGTCGTGCCGGTCAAGCTGGATGAGCGGCAGAACCGCATCATCTCCGGCGCCATCACCGGCAACGGTCCCTCGGGTCCGGGCTACCTCGCGTGGCTGGCCTCCAAGGGCTTCACCCAGGAGCAGTTCTCGACGTCCGGCTTCGGCGTGGACGTGACGGACAGCGGCCTGGACAACGGCACCCCGACGCCCAACCACTTCGGTCTGTACGTCGCTGGCGACATCAACGGCCAGAGCCGCGTGATCTTCAACCGTCTGGAAGGCACGCCCAACGCCAGCAGCACCATCCAGGGCTGCGACGGCCACGGTACGCTCAACAGCCACATCGTCGGTGGCTTCAACACCAAGTCGGGCGCGCCCTACACGGACGCGGCCGGCTACTCGTACGGCCTGGGTGTGGCGCCCTTCGTGAAGCTCGGCTCCTCGGTCGTGTTCGACCCGGGCACCTTCACGCGCCCCAACTACCCGAACATGCTGTCGCGCGGCTACCGCGACAACATCCGCATCAGCAGCAACAGCTGGGGCTCCACCAGCAACGCGTACACCGCCGACTCGCAGACGTACGACGGCCTGGTGCGTGACGCGCAGCCGTCCACCGCGGCGGTGCCCGCCGACGGCAACCAGGAGATGGTCATCGCCTTCGCGGCCGGCAACTCCGGCTCCGGGGCGAACACCGTGGGCAGCCCCTCCACGGCCAAGAACGTCATCACGGTGGGTGCGTCGGAGAACGTGCATCCGTTCGGCGGCGCGGACAACTGCGCCATCGCCGACACGGGCGCGGACAACCTCAACGACATCATCAGCTTCTCCAGCCGCGGCCCCACGTCCGACGGCCGCAAGAAGCCGGACATCGTGGCCCCCGGCACGCACGTGACCGGCGGCGTGGCCCAGACGGCCGGCCAGAAGGCCGAGCCGCCCGCCGCGGCCCTTGGCTCCGCGCTCTCGTGCTTCGACGGCTCGGGTGTGTGCGGTGGTCCGAGCGGCAGCAACTTCTTCCCCACCACCCAGCAGTGGTACTCGGCCTCCTCGGGCACGAGCCACTCGACCCCCGCGGTCGCGGGCGGTGCGGCCCTCGTGCGCCAGTACTTCATCAACCAGGGCATGGCGGCGCCGAGCCCGGCGATGACCAAGGCGTACCTGATGAACTCGGCGCGCTACCTCACGGGCGTGGGCGCCAACGACAACCTCTACTCCAACAGCCAGGGCATGGGCTTGATGGACCTGGGGATGGCGTTCGACGGCACCCCGCGCAAGCTCGAGGACCAGGCGACGACCAGCCTGTTCACCGCGACCGGCCAGACCCGCACCTTCGCGGGCTCCATCTCCGACTCCACCAAGCCCTTCCGCGTGACGCTGGCGTGGACGGACGCGCCGGGTGCGACGTCGGGCGCGGCCTACAAGAACAACCTGGACCTCACCGTGACGGTGGGCACCACCACGTACAAGGGCAACGTGTTCACCAAGGACGTCTCCACGTCCGGTGGCTCGGCTGACCTGATGAACAACGTGGAGAGCGTGTACCTGCCCGCGGGCGTGTCCGGTCCCTTCACCGTGACGGTGACGGCGACGAACATCAACTCGGACGGCGTGCCCAACAACAGCACGGCGCTCGACCAGGACTTCGCGCTGGTGGTCTACAACGCCTGCAACACGGCCCCGGCCTCCCCCACGGGCGTGTCGGCCGTCGTGGCGGGTGACAACCGGATCGCCGTGAGCTTCACGGAGAACGGCGCGTCCTCCTACAACATCTACCGCTCCAAGACGGCCGGTGGCCCGTACACCCGCGTGGGTACGGCGGTGACCTCGCCCTTCGTGGACACCGAGGTTTCCGGTGGCGGCACCTACTACTACGTGGTGCGCGGCGTGCTGTGCGCCGAGTCCCCGAACTCCAACGAGGCCTCCGCCACCGCGACCGGCGTGTGCAAGGATGCCCCGACGTTCGAGGGTCTGACCTCGGCCAGCAACGCGGCGGCCAGCACCTGCTCCACGACCCTGTCGTGGTCCGCGGCCCAGGCGGCCTGCGGCGGCTCGCTGACCTACTCGGTCTACCGCTCCACCACGGCGGGCTTCACGCCCTCCGCGGCCAACCGGATCGCCACCGGCATCACCGGCACGACGTTCTCGGACAACCTGAACCTCACCAGCAACTCGCCCTACTTCTACGTGGTGCGTGCCACCGAGGTGAGCTCCGCGACGAACGAGGACAAGAACACGGTGCAGCGCTCGGCCACCCCCACGGGCTCGATCATCTCGGGCGGCGCCACGTTCTTCGACAACTTCGATGGCAGCCGTCCGGCCAACGCCTCGGCGTACTGGACCCCGTCGGCCACGGCCGGCTCCGTCACGGCGCTGAACATCGTGTCGGGTTGCCACTACCAGTCGGCGACGAACGCCTACCGCTTCGGCGCGACGAACACCGAGTGCGCGGGCTCCTACGCCAACAGCCAGAACCTGACCCTGGCGCTGGGCGGCGACGGCACCGTGTCCCCGAGCATCAACGGCTTCAACGTCTTCAGCGCGGATGGCTCGCCCTCGATGTCGTTCAACCTGTGGTACGCCTTCGAGGCCCGGTATGACGGCGCCTGGCTGGTCTACAGCACCACGGGCGCCACGGGCCCCTGGATCAACGTCAACGACGCGGTGACCGCGGGCGCCCCGTACATCACCGCGGGCGGCTACGACAACACGCTGCAGAGCACCCCCACGACGCGCATCTGGACCAGCACCAACAGCGGCGCCAACGGCTCGCTCAAGGCGGTGACGGTCAACCTGAGCGCGCTCAACGGCCAGAAGGTGTGGTTCGGCTTCCGCTTCTACTCCGACTCCATCACCGTGGCCGAGGGCATGTACGTGGACGACGTGCGCATCACGTCGGACTCGGCGAACGCCTGCACCACGAACACGCCTCCCGCGGGCGCGGCGGTGTCCTACCGCCTGACGGGTCTGCCGGCCGCCTCGCGCGTCTCGCAGCCCATCGCCTTCTCCCTGACGGCGTATGACAACGTGGGCCAGATCGCCACGGGCTACTCCGGCACGGCGGCGCTCACCAGCTCCGACCCGGCGGCCACGTTCGCTCCCTCCGCCGCGACGTTCACGGCGGGTGTGGCCAACGGCCTCTCGGTGACCTTCGGCACGCTGGGCACCCAGTCCATCACGGCCACGGGCGGCAGCATCACCGCCAGCGCCAGCACCCTGGTGACCTCGGCGTCCAAGGTGGGCTTCACCGGTCAGCCGGCCAACGCCGCGGCGGGCGCCTCGCTCGGCACGGTGCGCGTCGCCATCCAGGACGCGAGCGGTGCCACGGTGACCACGGGCTCCTACACCGTCACGCTGTCCCTGGCGAACAACCCGGGTGGCGCGACGCTGTCCGGCACGACCACGGCGACCACCTCCTCCGGTGTGGCGACCTTCACCAACCTGTCCCTGAACAAGACGGGCGTGGGCTACACCCTGAAGGCGACCGTGTCCGGTCTGGACGAGGGCACCAGCTCCAGCTTCACCATCTCGGCGGCGGCGGCCAGCAAGCTCGCCTTCCTCACCCAGCCCCCGGCGACGACCGCGGCGGGTGTGGTGACGCCGGCGGTGCGCGTGGCGGTCCTGGACAGCTTCGACAACGTGCAGACGGCCTCCACGGCCAACGTCACGCTGGCCCAGACGGCGGGCCCCACGGGCGGCATCACCGGCACCCTCACGGTGGCGGCGGTGGACGGCGTGGCGACCTTCTCCGACCTGACGGCCACCAAGGTGGGCACGGGCTACAAGCTGGCGGCGAGCTCCGGCACCCTCACGGGCGCGGCGAGCACCACCTTCAACGTGACCGCGGCGGCCATCTACCGCTCGGCCATCACGAAGCAGCCGTCCAATACGGCGGCGGGCGCCATCATCACCCCGGCGGTCGAGGTCACCCTGTATGACCAGTTCGGCAACCTGGCGACCCAGTCCAACGCCCCGGTGACCGTCTCCCTCGGCTACAACGAGGCGGGCGCGACCCTGAGCGGCACCACCACCGTGAACGCGGTGAACGGTGTGGCCACCTTCAGCGCCCTGCGCGTCAACCGCGCTGGCGTCAACTTCACCCTGGTGGCGGGCGCGAGCGGTACGCGTCTGGACACGAGCGTCGGCTTCAACGTGACGGCCGGTGCGGTCTCCAAGCTCGTCTTCCTCACCACGCCTCCGGCCGGCACGGCCCCGGGTGCGACGTTCTCGGTGAGCGTGGCCGCGCAGGATGCCTTCGGCAACACCATCACTGGCGCGACGCCCTCCATCACGCTGACGCTCGGCAATGCCGCGGGCGCCATCCTGTCGGGCACCACGACGGCCACCGCCGTCGATGGCGTGGCGACCTTCACCGGTCTGTCCATCGACAAGTCGGGCTCGGGCTACACGCTCGTGGCCGCCTCGTCCGGCCTGACCTCCGCCACCTCCGCCGCCTTCTCCATCGGCTCCACGGGCGGTGGTGACAAGGGCGACAAGGGCGACAAGGGCGACAAGGGTGACAAGGGCGACAAGGGTGACACCGGTGCTCCTGGCACCCCTGGCGAGAAGGGCGACAAGGGCGACAAGGGTGACACCGGCGCTCCTGGTGCCCCTGGCGAGAAGGGCGACAAGGGCGACACGGGCGCTCCTGGTGCCCCTGGCGAGAAGGGCGACACGGGCGACGCGGGCGCTCCTGGCGAGAAGGGCGACAAGGGCGACACCGGTGCCCAGGGCCCCGCGGGCCCCGCCGGTGGTGGCTGCAGCGCCGCCTCGGGCGCTGACGCCAGCGTCTACCTCGGCCTGTTCGTCGTCGGCTACGTCGTCTCGCGCCGCCGCCGCATGGCCGCCTGA
- a CDS encoding sigma-54-dependent transcriptional regulator: MPASVLIVDDEKNILLTLQTSLQLAGYHVELAANGQVALDVVSARPVDAVLMDVKMPDMDGLTVLAKVMELKPELPVIMMSGHGTIDTAVKATQLGARDFLEKPIARERLLVALRNALKHQAALEELRALRAEHGRYDMVGGGAAMQRIFSLIQRTAPSEGRVLITGENGTGKELIARALHQHSRRKGSPFVKLNCAAVPHELIESELFGHEKGAFTGAVSVRRGKFELAHEGTLFLDEIGDMPQAMQTKLLRVLQEGELERVGGAETIKVDVRVIAATNKNLEREIEAGRFREDLYYRVNVVQIHSPPLRERREDLPALIDTFLREACTRNGRRPLSLSPEALSVMAAYSYPGNVRELRNLVERLAILCEGPGVSGADAQELLPRSRGQAPSTSSEPAPLPLKPLPSPAPPTGFRPRVDRTFREQVEDAERDILQHTLAHTQDNVTEAARLLDLERGHFYKKLKALGIKRGEKDGPPPGNEGG, encoded by the coding sequence ATGCCCGCGTCCGTGCTCATCGTCGACGATGAGAAGAACATCCTGCTGACGCTCCAGACCTCCCTGCAGCTGGCGGGCTACCACGTGGAGCTCGCGGCCAACGGCCAGGTCGCCCTGGACGTGGTGTCCGCGCGCCCCGTGGACGCCGTGCTCATGGACGTGAAGATGCCGGACATGGACGGGCTGACGGTGCTGGCGAAGGTCATGGAACTCAAACCAGAGCTGCCCGTCATCATGATGTCCGGTCACGGCACCATCGACACGGCGGTGAAGGCCACCCAACTGGGCGCGCGCGATTTCCTGGAGAAGCCCATCGCGCGGGAGCGGCTGCTCGTGGCCCTGCGCAACGCGCTCAAGCACCAGGCCGCCCTGGAGGAGCTGCGGGCCCTGCGCGCGGAGCACGGCCGCTACGACATGGTGGGCGGCGGCGCGGCCATGCAGCGCATCTTCTCGCTCATCCAGCGCACCGCGCCCTCGGAGGGACGCGTGCTCATCACCGGCGAGAACGGCACTGGCAAGGAGCTCATCGCGCGCGCCCTGCACCAGCACTCGCGGCGCAAGGGCTCGCCCTTCGTGAAGCTCAACTGCGCGGCGGTGCCCCACGAGCTCATCGAGAGCGAGCTGTTCGGTCACGAGAAGGGCGCCTTCACCGGCGCGGTGAGCGTGCGCCGGGGCAAGTTCGAGCTGGCGCACGAGGGCACGCTCTTCCTCGACGAGATTGGCGACATGCCCCAGGCCATGCAGACCAAGCTCCTGCGTGTCTTGCAAGAGGGAGAGCTGGAGCGCGTGGGCGGCGCCGAGACGATCAAGGTCGACGTGCGGGTCATCGCCGCCACCAACAAGAACCTCGAGCGGGAGATCGAGGCGGGCCGCTTCCGGGAGGATCTCTACTACCGGGTCAACGTGGTGCAGATCCACTCGCCGCCCCTGCGCGAGCGGCGCGAGGATCTCCCCGCGCTCATCGACACCTTCCTGCGCGAGGCGTGCACGCGCAACGGGCGACGTCCCCTGTCCTTGTCACCCGAGGCCTTGTCCGTCATGGCCGCCTATTCCTATCCAGGCAACGTGCGTGAGCTGCGCAATCTGGTGGAACGTCTGGCCATTCTTTGCGAGGGCCCCGGCGTCTCGGGCGCCGATGCCCAGGAATTGCTGCCCCGCTCCCGGGGACAGGCGCCCTCGACCAGCAGCGAGCCCGCCCCCCTCCCGCTCAAGCCCCTGCCCTCCCCCGCCCCCCCGACGGGCTTCCGCCCCCGGGTGGACCGGACCTTCCGCGAGCAGGTGGAGGACGCCGAGCGGGACATCCTCCAGCACACGCTCGCGCATACCCAGGACAACGTCACCGAGGCCGCGCGGCTGCTCGATCTGGAGCGCGGCCACTTCTATAAAAAACTGAAGGCCCTGGGCATCAAGCGCGGCGAGAAGGACGGCCCGCCCCCGGGCAACGAGGGCGGGTGA